Within the Acidobacteriota bacterium genome, the region AATCACTCCCCCCTTGAGGGGGAGTCGCAGAAGCCGAGCCGCAGGCGAAGGCTGATGCGGTGGGGGGTAGGGCTCGGCTCCGAACCGGGAGCGCGGGCGGGACGCCCGCGCTCCCGGGTGGGGCGCTTCCCATCACTCTTGCTCCTCAAAGGGGGCGCATGCCGGCTTGCCGGACCGCGGTCGGTGTCGATGCGGCAGAGCCGTCACGCTTGGTGGCCCTTCGTGGATCACTCCTTTTTCGTTGTTTTCAGGTAGGGCTCGTGTTCTACAAAGTGATGGAATTGGCGCGGCGCCAGTGCTACGCTTGACCCGCCCAACGGTCTTGAATTCGGGCTTCGGACTGACCGCGGGTCCGATACAGAGAGGGAGGGATTGAACCCTATGCTGATTGTCGATTCCCACGTCGATATTGCTCACAATGCCCTTGAATGGGACCGGGACCTGTTGCAGAACATTGCCGCGATCCGGGAATCGGAAGCCGGCATGGCCCAAAAGGGCCGGGGCCTCAACATGGTCAACTACGAGGAACAGCGCCGGGGAGAGATCGGGCTCTTCTTCGTCACCGTTGCTTGCCGGATCGCCTCGATGGGGAAACGCTTCTCCGGCGTGCGGAACCAGGATATCGCCTACTCCAAGTGCCGCGGCGAGCTGGCCTATTACCGCCTGATGCAGTCCAAGGGGGTGCTCCGCCAGATTCGGGACCGCCAGGGGTTGGAGGCCCATTTGAGGGACTGGGGCCGGGATTCCGGGTCCGCGCCCCTCGGTTTCGTGCTCACCATGGAGGGAGCCGATGGCATCGTCTCTCCCGAGCAGGTTCCGGAATGGTGGGATGAAGGCCTGCGTGTGGTGAGCCTCTGCCACTACGGCGTCAGCAGTTATTCCCACGGGACCCAGGCTCCGGGGGGGTTGACGCCCCGTGGGCGTCCCCTGTTGAAAGCCCTGGAAGCGGCCGGCATGCTGCTGGACCTGACCCACCTGGCCGACCAGGCCTTCTGGGAAGCCCTGGACGCCTTTGGAGGCCGAGTGCTGGCCACCCACAACTGTTGCCGGGCCCTCTGCGACCATGACCGCCAGTTCGAAGACAGCCAGATCCGGGCCATCGTGGAACGCTCCGGGGTCATCGGGGTGGCCCTGGACGACTGGATGCTCTCACCGCTGTGGGACCGCCAGGCCATCGACAACAGCGGCATCACGCTGGAAACGGTGGCCGACCACATGGACCACATCTGCCAGGTGGCGGGCAACTGCAACCACGTCGGGATCGGGACCGACCTGGATGGGGGCTATGGGAAAGAACAGGCTCCCTGCGACATGGATACCATCGCC harbors:
- a CDS encoding membrane dipeptidase — encoded protein: MLIVDSHVDIAHNALEWDRDLLQNIAAIRESEAGMAQKGRGLNMVNYEEQRRGEIGLFFVTVACRIASMGKRFSGVRNQDIAYSKCRGELAYYRLMQSKGVLRQIRDRQGLEAHLRDWGRDSGSAPLGFVLTMEGADGIVSPEQVPEWWDEGLRVVSLCHYGVSSYSHGTQAPGGLTPRGRPLLKALEAAGMLLDLTHLADQAFWEALDAFGGRVLATHNCCRALCDHDRQFEDSQIRAIVERSGVIGVALDDWMLSPLWDRQAIDNSGITLETVADHMDHICQVAGNCNHVGIGTDLDGGYGKEQAPCDMDTIADLQRIPEILRRRGYADADVARVMHGNWIEFLRSSWN